Below is a window of Pagrus major chromosome 21, Pma_NU_1.0 DNA.
accagcttgtttgttcagttatagaaaaaataaatagagtttgtgttattagctcattaatattgtaaattctgagtttgaatttctactacaaaactacatttaaTGTAATTCTGCCACAATGAAACAGCTGCATTCCACATGTCCAGaacacacctgcagctcctccctcCCCTGTGTGTGATTTGAAGGTCAACTGTCCTTCACAGTCCAGTATTAATGTTGAGAGAGTCCACCATATTGATCTGCCATCTCAGATATGACAGATAAGTCGTGTCCTTCATGGCTGCTCGTCCCTCAGCAGCACTCTAACATAATTGTGTGAGTCATAATTCCTGTATGGTCGAACCATCTAGCAGCAGCCCGACCAGTCAATCTGTAGATCTCGTTACAGATTCCACTGACTGAGTCCCCATTAAAACACCATCTACAGAATTAGATTAAATGTAAATTGTATTAGCCAGATTTACTTATCATGCTTGTACAGTGGATCCTGATTACAAGTGTCCACCTTTTAAGATAACAAAATTTAAGCTTAATATTCAAAAATTCTatttaattaatgaatgaattagtTAATCTATTTAATGCCATGTTGCACCATCATGTTTCTACAGTTACCCAgaactgacaaaacaaacactagaAGGACTTTAGCTGTTGTTGCAACCATCGGAAAGGGTGAGACGAGGTGTGTTCAGTTGGttaatctgcaacctcaccgcCAAATGCCGCTAAATCCAACGCATTCGACCTTTAAACCTGCTATAAACAATAACTTCAATTAAAAGTGAACCAAATGACTACATGTATGGCAAAGTCACTCATAATGACAGATCCTTTGCCGTTCctgttagcattttagcatcgtttagctcattattttgtttttacagtccACGGTTTTACTTCTTTGGTCTACTCTCACCGTTGCTATAGCATAGGTTTTGGCAGACAGCTGTTGCAGGATCCAgtattttttagattttggaCCATACCAGGGACTGAAAGTCTTTACCCTTTCTATTAGCGTGTTAGCGTCTTTTAGctgatgttttggttttacggACCAaagttttactgttttggtttacTCTTAcggcaggcagctgtttttagcACAACAAAATTTTAATTGCACTACCTGCCTAGCACCAAACATCAGATTTTATCAGGaccagacagagacaaacacaagctcaAACAGAAAGTGAATATTGGTCTTACAAGTACCAGACCATCTGAAACATGCCTCTAAATAAACGCTAATGTTGCTAAATAAGGCAATGGTTTGCAAACACTTTAGCCATATCAACTTAAAATGTGCCACTGCCCATGAAGCCGTGTTGTGAGTGTACAGTTCTCGTCTCACAGCGGCAGCATGTAAATGATTTAAAGGTCTACGACAGTAAATGTCATGCTTTGGTGTCAGCAACTTAAAATCAAACACCACGCTCTTCTTTCTACACTCATCTCACCGCTCACCTGTAATTCAAGTAGAAATCTATCACAGAGGCAGGAAGCAACACGTCAACCTCAGCCTCAATAGATCACCCACAGCTTCTTTATTGATCTTCCTTTGGTGTGAAATACAactcactctttcttttttgtcatttacacAGCTTGACATGGTAGATGTAGCCTTgatctttcttcctctctctacCTTACGCTTACTACAGCTCACCTGCACTACATACAACTCAAAGAAACCCAGTTTTTGTGAGGTTGAAAGTTATTTATGGAGAATGTAAGGAATCAAACTAAAGTAGCATTATAGCTCAGTACTGGTACTGGAGATCTGTGATATCTTAGAATTGTTTGTTATCCTACCCTTGCTTTAAATCTAGTACTGTCCATCCACAAACATATCTTTGCTGCAAAGGTGCTCTTCCAATGCACCTTTCACATAGAAATCGAGTTCTGTGCGTTCATGGTGACTACGATCAATAACTATTCCAAACAAAGTGGAGCCCAGTTTACTGTCATCTCTGCTGTAGGTGTCCGATGACCCGTCTCTCCTGCTGAGCTCCCCAATCCTTGGAGCTTCGGTGTTAGGTGGGTCAGCAGCAGAGGCTCTCTGCTCTGAGGAGCACCAGGTCCAGCTCCTCCAgaaacaactgcagcagcaggaacaaCAGGCCCTCGCAGCTTCAGCACAGGTACTGATGGCAACTGCTTTTTGGAACCACTTCTAtgacttctttctttctttctttctttctttctttctttctttctttctttctttctttctttcttccttccttccttccttccgtccttccttccttccttgttGGTGTAAGATCTAATGGCAGCATTGGTCTACTCAGTCTGCTGAATTCAAGTGTGAAGCCTTTTATGAAAGActacaacacaaaaaacacatccgaAATAGACCACAAATAAAGAACATATATACCAACATTACTAAAGGTGCTACCAGTCTGCATGTCACAGGCTGCTGCTGTCCACCTAGTACAATCTCATCACAGCTTAAAATAGACAAAATGCTCCCAGACCAGATAATCCGACTTTGAAGCTGATGTTGCTCGCGGACTGTTTCTCTTTATTGATCCATCCGTTCTCTGCTGATGAAgagaagaagtactcagattcCAGTAAAATCAGCTCCTATTGTTTCCCTCGCTCTAGTTTTTGTGGTTGCCATGGTCACACAGCGAGCCGCCGTGGCAAGTTGAAAAAGTTTAACCATCATaaactctgacagcagcagcacattcaCGAGAGCTGTCACTTTATTTACCTTAAAGACAATGGAGGCTGTCTGAAAGCACCTTAAGGCTTGTTGCTGGctctgtgcagctgtgtttAAGACACCCACAGTATTTAGACAGTGGTGGTTTGATCTAAATGCCAACTTCAGCATGCCAAAAAGCACACAATGACAATGTGAACAAGCGTATGTAAAGCAGGTATAATGCTTAACCATCTTAAATGAAAGAGTtctaatgaaaaacataaaaaatgaactaaaatgatcaacagaatgtgaagaaatgacaaATGTTGACATTATGATGCCTGTGTTTTGTGTAGCAGCGATATCTATtgttagtatgctaaccagctagcaacAGTCCACACCGGTCAAAACATCTGTGCTAGCAgtgaaaacaccaacacaccccCTTGTAATCCAacctcccagtctggactgctagatGCActgctaaccaagctaactagctaatggtagctacagttagTGGTTATTCTGGTTGTATGCTGCCcacagtttgttttgagtatgaattcaggACAGGATGCCTGTTCTTatatattgcatctttaattgaGCATGTAAGTGTGCTAATATTTGCTTATTAGCAAAGACGAGCTGAGGCCCGACAGGATCGTCTTTAGTTCTGACATGATTTTGTACCAAATTTAATGGCAGTCCATCTAATAATGTAGTTGTTGACACACTAAATACCACAAATGTTATCCTGCTGGTGGAACAAGAGAAACAGTCAGGTAATCACCATAGTAATGAAATTTATCCACTAGAAACAATGAATCTCTGTACAAAATCACATTGTAATCCATCCTTTAGTCGCTGAGGTATTTCAATCTGGACCTAAGAGGTGCAACAACAAACGACCAACCATCCGACATTGTCATGAAAACATAATACTCCTAaacaagattaaataaaaagttatcatgtttgtttgacagCCAAAGGAAATGCACAATAAATGATGGAAAAGTTAATGTTGTTTGGCACAAAACTTTATGAACACCATGTAACAAAAATCCGGCAAATGAGTCGAAGCTCCATGAATCACAGTTTGGTTTCTCCTGGAGAACGATGATTAGAATGATGCGCTGTTTCCATTTTCAGTCAGTGGTGTATAAAATAGGATGTGGTGAGATATTTGAGGTTATTAAATTTCCACCTCTTTCATTCCTCTCAACTTCTACACGAAGTTTAGAAAAGtttcacattaaattaaatatgcCTGGGCCGTGGTTTCAAGGCCTTTGAAGATCTGAAGCGAACCCTCTTTGAGTTTTAGAGCTTCTAGTTTATTTTGGCCACTCTCATTGACAGACGTTGATTCGTAATGATGTGTCATTACTGGCTAAAGACTGACAATTTGGACTTAGAACCAACTCCAACCCTAAGAGTCATGATGAATTTAATTAACAGATTTCCTCTTAATGGCAGAGTGGGTTTTAATAAATGACTGTCTAATGAGAATgaataaagcagcattttaaaaaggatTCCCACCCAAgggaagcttttttttttctttctttttttttcatctcatgtATGCGACTGGTCTGTGTGTTCTTCATGAAGTACGTGTGTTGGTGTATTCAGGTCCATGTGCTCCAGGAGCAGCTGTCGGTGGAGGTGTGTGCGCGGGCCGACGCTCAGGCCCGAGTGCagaggctgctgcagcagaacacCGACCTGCTGCAACACATTTCTCTGCTGGTCAAACAGATCCAGGAGCTTGAGCTCAAAGCTGCTGGCCAGTTAACATCTAGTGAGTaattatctttctttctttataatttacagtatgtgtttaaTTTGGTTTGGCTGCCTCGGATCTTCCTCTGTTTCCGTGTTTTCTCCTCATCTAATTTCTGTCATAAGacccttttctctctcatctcgTTCCctttcatctctttctttccatGCCTCCTTCCTGTCGTAATGCCTTCTTTTCTCATCCAATTCTGGCACGCAATTAATTATCCCGTGGCAGCCCTCTCAGAGGATTcagctctgctctctgctctccccTCCCTGCTTTTAGCCAGTGGCATTATGCTGCCGTATAGTCATGAATTATCAAATCCTGTCAGCGCAGACATCACCCAACTCCATATAATCTCATCTGTTCTGCTCAAACCTCTCTTCTCATGTCTTATATCTCTGTTTACATGTGATAGCTACAAATTTGTTTTATGTCACACCGACTTTTGATATTCTGTGTCCGTCTTCAGTGGGCTCCCAGGACAGTCTTCTAGAGATCACTTTCCGAGCCAAGCCCCCCAGCACGCCCGGTGacaccctcacctcctcctcatctacGGGCGCATTAGCATCTCAGTCCCTGCAGCAGATCAGTGATGGCGCCTGGGTCTCCACCCTCCCCGGACCCTGCTCTCCAGGCACCATGGGCACCGACGGCGGCACTCTGGGGCTCGGCGGCAGTGGAGTTCGTCTCGAGTGCTTCCGCTTCTCCCGGGGGCCAGACAGCCAGGACACAGGGGAGACTCCCAGCGAAGGAGCCCCAGATGAAAGCTCGGTCCTGGGAGCCCTGGAGCTGCTCCGGTTTAGGGAGTCGGGGATCGGATCGGAGTACGAATCAAACACAGATGAGAGCGATGACCGGGACAGCTGGGGTCAGGGGGAGGGAGCGGGGGCCGACAGCGCCGCTCGGCTCTTCAACGTGCTGAATGCTGAGAATCTGCCGGACTGCTTAGGGGACGAGATGGCTGTGTAGTGGGGCTCTTAAAGCTGTACAAGGCAACATTGCACTTATGAATAAAGTTTAGAATCTGAAGGACTTTATTAAACAGAAATCATGTATTGTGGTATCAGTAAACTGCAATTTTATGTGTCTGGTACTGGACAGAGCGCTCATTCACCACGGTTCTGAGTAAAGTTTTAAATGTTCTCTTCAAGTTTTGATTTGCTACTTTCTGTGCACTAAAGTCTTTATagttaaaggtgcgatatgtaagaattgtccacctccagctacagttggcagcagaaATTAAACTGacacttaaacaataaaaactgaaacaaacaaacccacGCTGGAAACTAACGGAAACTAAACAAAATTGAAAAAcgaaataaaaattaaaactcaTGAGAAATTCCGAACTATAATAACTCTGCTGTGCACTGAAATAATGTCCCACTTGTATGCATATGTCACAGCCATGCAGAAGGTATCACTGAATTAATAAGTTTGATCCTGATGTTTAGGTTAACTGTCGTATGACATTAATCATTTCACAGTCTCGGAACCTTTTAGCTACCAGCTGAGATGATTTAGCTTCTGTAGGCAACAGCCAAAGTTTGGCTGGCTACCATGCAGCCGAATGCCAGGACTTCCTCTGCCGTGCGCCTGTCATTGCTTACGGTCCAACCAGCAGCTTTAAACGCAAGAATGGACGCCAGACATTATTTTGCATAATCGCTTTAAACAGATATCTGAAAGATATCATAAACAAACGATAGCCTGTGGGTTCCGAGTTAGCATTTTGGCCGCCTGTTTTGCTCATCACACggactgtttacctgcatgTAGCCAAAGCTTGCTCAGACATGATTGATCCATACTACTCGGACTACAAATGGACtacaaacagaaaccagaacACTCACGATACCAAAATCTCGTCCCTTGCATACAGTTtttgcagagacagagactgatACAGAGACTGATTTCATTGAAACAAACTTGATTGGATGAAAATTCAATCAGTCAGTATCATTTATCACATATCTACTATTGTATGAATGTTCAATGATAAATACTCACCAAATAATACAATATTATTAACTTATGTGTTATTATTAAATCAGTCATGCCAGCGGCTCTGTGAGACTGCGCTCAgtgctaacgtcagcatgctaacatgaatATGATGTTTACCATGAGCACCATGTTATAGTAGTGTAGTGTGTTAACATGCTAATAtctgctaattagcactaaacacgTGCAGTTCTACGGAGGCTGAGGCGAATGTTGTCAGTTTTGCAGGTTGTTGGtcgtaaaaaataaaacatcagacaAAATTAACATAATCATCATTAACACATCAAGGCAAGGACACCTTGATAGACATACACTTGATATTATTTACTGCCGTTCAGAAAACTAAAGTATATCTTTGGTATTTCTTCGTTTCTCAGCTCCAAAGCCAAAAAAAACTCTTTCAATAACTTCTTCTAAATCTGAAGTGGTGACAGGGCAGCTCTATTCAAACATTGGACTGTCAGATAGTATCAACACTGTGGTGTTTCAggctctgtctgtgtgttacatACTGTGTGCGTGTCACTTTGATGATTGTTATACCTTACACATGTTTGGTTCCCTGACTTTGGTGCCGTCGTCACTCGCTGGGCTTGTTACACTgtggctgtgtctgtgtttatggaTTTGTGACACATCTGGCATGGTCATGGTCattctttgcttttttctaATGAAGATCTGTGAACAAAGGAAACCCCTTTACAAGTCTGTCTGGATATGCTAACACATTTTTTGGGAGTGTGAAAATTGAACCCTTACTGTGCTTGTTATGACACTTCATCTGTAATTACACATGGGTTTGAAAATGAGCATGTGTCTCTCATAGTGATTTTCTCTTTCCAATACATTGTATATAGTTTAATTCACTTATATGCACTGCATAAAATACACAGCATGGTCAGCACTTTTCTTATAAGGTGGTGGATGCTGTGGAAACATCTCACTGTGTGCAGGTGCTGCTACAATCTCGTCTGTTTAAAAATGTGGCCACCACCTTGTCCTCCAAGTATTATTTGTTCGTGCCGTACTGCGGCAGCCATAAACTGCTGCGTCACTGTTGCTCCAACCTTCAGATGAATTGTTTGGAAGGTCCTGAAGTACCAATtcagagaaagatggaggagacTTCTGGACTCACTTCATATTCTTGTGGCCAGCTGTCGCACCAGCTCCACCTCGTTGACTGTGAGCCAGCTCTTTGAATCACTGAATTGGGGGATGTGTCTTTGAGCTCTTTCCAAAATCAATGAATCTCGTCCTGGCTTTCCTCTCtcatccttcctcttcctcactcaccttcctccacctctttccCAGTCTCTTGCACTCATAATCTGTCTGCTGTATGCATGTGGCCATATTTCTCTGTCGTTCTCTGCCATTTGTCTCCAAGGTAACATCTGTTCTCATGAAGTGTACTAAAAATTAAAGTGCACTTAAACCAGTTTTATTCCTTGTGGAATGACATACCCTTTCTCAAATGCCTTCTGACATCATGATATGTTCAGTGTGAGTTACTAATTGCCTCAATGAATCCATGGGTGATTTAAAACTGAATGTCTCTGACATAATGATAAGCAGCCCCAGTTCCCGGGCTGaccttttcaaaatgttttcctcGTTAGTAATTATAATTGGATGAGAAAATGGGATGTGGGCATGCGGAAGGTCTTTTGTGAGGGTGATGGCTCTCTCTTATTGTCTGAGAGACACCAGCTGTGGTCATTAAACAGGGTCATCTTCCATTAAGCTGGCTCTGTGCACAGACAGCGGCAGCTTGATGTAACGCTGCATATAAGCTGGAGAATATAAAGAATATCAGCCATTACCCACCCACGTCCAGCCACGACACCCTGCAGCTCTGCtagtgcagctgctgctgacacagatAGTGGGTGGCCTCCAGGACGTGGcctctgcttttatttgttttattataatgaAAGATGTGTCACACTGCTCACTCCCCCTTATATTCTGCAGGTAAAATGGTTTACCATATTGCGTATTCAGTGTAAAGTTTATTCCTTGGTTTGGTCTT
It encodes the following:
- the LOC141017310 gene encoding carboxyl-terminal PDZ ligand of neuronal nitric oxide synthase protein-like; amino-acid sequence: MPGVTKYNLVDDAHDLRIPMHNDEVFKHGVCFEAKYIGSLEVGRPGSRMEIVAAMRRIRYEFKLKNIKKKKVNIVVSTDSIKVILRKKRKRKGWSWDENTILVTQDPIYRIFYVSHDAQDLKIFSYIARDGQSNIFRCNVFKSKRKSQAMRIVRTVGQAFDVCHQLNLQQKSDDQEDEEGKAEESETVPAKKRFALSEETDLEATTEESIECVSSSDLEKSKKEEAQDNNGKVSDDPSLLLSSPILGASVLGGSAAEALCSEEHQVQLLQKQLQQQEQQALAASAQVHVLQEQLSVEVCARADAQARVQRLLQQNTDLLQHISLLVKQIQELELKAAGQLTSMGSQDSLLEITFRAKPPSTPGDTLTSSSSTGALASQSLQQISDGAWVSTLPGPCSPGTMGTDGGTLGLGGSGVRLECFRFSRGPDSQDTGETPSEGAPDESSVLGALELLRFRESGIGSEYESNTDESDDRDSWGQGEGAGADSAARLFNVLNAENLPDCLGDEMAV